One window of Elaeis guineensis isolate ETL-2024a chromosome 11, EG11, whole genome shotgun sequence genomic DNA carries:
- the LOC105034824 gene encoding protein SMALL AUXIN UP-REGULATED RNA 51 — MAIRKSNKLHQTAVLKQILKRCSSLGRSGGQQEGLPVDVPKGHFAVYVGENRSRFIVPISYLTHPEFQRLLRRAEEEFGFDHDMGLTIPCEEVVFRSLTSMLR; from the coding sequence ATGGCCATTAGGAAGTCTAACAAGCTCCATCAAACAGCTGTTTTGAAGCAAATATTGAAGAGGTGTTCGAGCTTGGGGAGGAGTGGAGGACAGCAAGAAGGGCTGCCAGTGGACGTCCCAAAGGGACACTTCGCGGTGTACGTGGGGGAGAACCGGAGCCGGTTCATTGTTCCCATCTCCTATCTGACCCACCCTGAGTTCCAGAGACTCCTCCGGCGAGCCGAGGAGGAGTTCGGCTTCGACCATGACATGGGCCTTACCATCCCCTGCGAGGAGGTCGTCTTCCGCTCCCTCACCTCCATGCTACGGTGA